aggatccgacgatgtaagtgacttacaccagtcggatcctaccCTAATTCCGGCGtaccttgttttgagaatacaaaacaatgatacgccggcgggattttcgaattacgccggtgtatctgtagatacaccggcgtaactcttttgagaatctggcccagagtcactGTAATGGTAGCCTGGTAGAACATGTTTGCATGTTATGTGGCTCTGTATATTGCTTACCCAATAAGGAAAggtgcatataccgtatttatcgcggtataacgtgctcccgtgtataccgcgcacccctaaagtggcccccaatcctgtggaaaaaaagttttttttgtacttacagttttggtgtcttgcgcggcgtccatcggcggcctcgtcgggtccggtgtccttctgcggcttcgggtgtccttctgcggagggtccggtgtcctctttggcgggtccggcatccttctgcggcgtcctcgcgtcctccccgctcgttttttccgcgccgagtttgaatactgcgccgacatatacagagcgcagtacactcgtgtattgtcggcaacgctcggctacccgcgctgacgtcctgtacgtccaggacgtgagcgcggaaggagccgagactggccgactatacccgagtgtactgcgctcggtatatgtcggcgcagtattcaaaactcggcgcgggaaagcgggtatcggcgtataccgcgcacccacgattttgtcctaattttcagggcaaaaaagtgcgcggtatacgccgataaatacggtatttaaagttcctaccaaaaaaatgtattctgactTTAATGTGAACTTACATTTAAAGTGTAAAATGTAAACCCAAcagtgaccatctcttgtttgttCCCACTTGGTCTAATAAATATACAaatcaaagggctagattcagcaacaacatacggcggcgtatctccagatacgccaccgtaatttcaaatctgagccgtcgtatctttacgccgattctcaaaggcagatacgttgaaaaaataggctttctccgctgacgtaacttgaatacgctggcgtataattgtgtgcatatttacgctggccgctaggtggcgcttccgtcgtagaatatgcaaatgacctagatacgcagattcacaaacgtacgtgtgcccggcggaatttttttacgtcgtttgcgtaaggcttttccggcgtaacgttgctcctgcttctatgaggcgtacgcaatgttaagtatggacgtcgttccccgcgtcgaattttgaatattttacgttgtttgcgtaagtcgttcgcgaatagggctggacgtaatttacgttcacgtcgaaaccaatacgtccttgcggcgtactttggagcaatgcacgctgggatatgtacacggacggcgcatgcgccgttcgtaaaaaaacgtcaatcacgtcgggtcaccacccatttacataaaacacgccccctcatactcatttgaattaggcgcgcttacgccggccccatttacgctacgccgccgtaacttaggaggcaagtgctttgtgaatacagcacttgcctctctgatttacagcggcgtagtgtaaatacgatacgctacgccgccgtaacaatgcgcccggctacctgaatctagcccaaagtattTTGTTATATCTCTTCATTAAGAGCAgacaaatacctgttgatcctgccagaaatctagtGCTGTCCTTTGTTATCATAAGCCCTATATTTCTGCATTTCTGACAAAACACAATCCTTACATCCACTTTCCCTTTTTGAACTTATATATTTCTTTGTCTTTTACAGGAAAATCTTTTCTTCGTTATGGAGTACATGAGAGGAGGAGAACTATCCAACCAGATCAAGACTTCTGCTCCATTATCAACTGCTGCAATAAGGTAAGTATCACAAAGGTATGATCTAAGGGTGTATTCACACCTGCGCCACGCAACGcgtttatttttcccttttttacatgttttttgtgCAACAGCAcaaggcagcctattcatttgtaTGAGCTGCCCTACTTGTGCTAAATGTGCCAAAGTAACTCATGGACTTTTTTGGGCAGTGAGCCTCATGCCCTTTTGCAATGTaaattttggtgcattttttcagGCAACTGCTACCTGCGTTTgagatgccattaaccacttcagccccggaaggatttgcctccttcctgaccaggccactttttgcgatatggcactttgacgctttaactgacaattgcgcgatcatgcaatgttgtacccaaacaaaatcaatgtccatttttttacacaaatagagctttcttttggtggtatttgatcaaatctgcgtttttttgtttgcactataaacaagaaaatttttgaaaaaaaatcaatattttttactttttgctataataaatatcaccccaaaatattaaaaaaaaattaaattcttcctcagtttagatcgatatgtattattctacatatttttggtaaaaaaaaaaaaaaaaaaaaaatcgcaataagcgtatattgattggtttgcgcaaaagagtctacaaaataggggggtagatttatttcatttttattatattttttttttactactaatggtggcgatcagcgatttttattgggaatgcaacattgcggtggacagatcagacacttttgacacttttttgcgaccattgacatttatacagcaatcagagctaaaaatagccactgattactgtataaatgtcacatgcagggaagaggttaaaactaggggcaatcaaggggttaaatgtgtgtcctagctagtgattataactgtggggggatgggactgcctgaaagaggagaccgatcgttgttcatacttagtatgaacaatagatcgctctcctcccccctctcctcacccctctcctcacccctgacagagcggagatctgtctTTTTACACTGACAGACCTCCATTCTGTCTCTCAGAAGCGACCCACTGGTGCCTGGTGAACATCGCAGCCGCCGTGCACGAGAATCGACTCCTTTGTCACGCCCCCCCAAGTGGTCTTAAAGTGGCTGACGTATACCCAGGCGAgcaaacctgccgcagtatacccGCGTggttaagaattaatggcaccacaAGTGTGATATGCATTTTGCCACGTTTTTCACGTAGAGTGACAAATTTCTATGGGCTGGTTTAGGACCAACAACTGTATTACCCCAAAAACTGAACAGTGCCTATCATTCAGTCCATTCAGTCAGTTCCTCTGACTTGCACGGCTTGGAAGAAATCATCTATTAatcatttatttacttattctGTGAGATGTGTGATATTAACagaccttttctctttttttacagatttattGCTGCTGAACTTCTCTGCGCTCTGCAATATCTGCACGGACGTGGTATCATTCATAGGTAAGTGTTTCCATCATGATTTTACATCCATATTCACCATTTCTTATTAAAAGACAACACCACCCAACACTGGTACTCTAGTTGTGGATGGGTGTACAAGGGTTAAATTGCCCTCTGCCAGTTCTGTCCCCTGCTGCTGAAGCTTTTGTGCATCTactcaggcccgtcgctacaggacaggcaaaacaaacaattgcttggggccccgagctggcctggggcccccaacttccccttttcaggctgtagcgtggccgagctcctcttctttcctcctgtcagtccgaccgagtacaggagattcagtgtcctgttcccggccggactgacaggaagtgcacactgagtgcttacTTCcgttcagtccggccgggaacaggaaactgaatctcctgtagcgCAGGGACCcagccggtgttctgccgaataagttcTGCCCGGGGGATAAGGACCCcccttgtactgcgcatgcgcgacgcaGAGTCCCCCGAAAATATGGCAGGACacctgactgacaggaggaagaggagctcggccacgctacagttaagaaggggaggtgagaatagaacaaaatatgggggggggggggggggggggagtaaaaagaatgtGAGAATGACCACGGTGATAATGGATCACCAACTCATAATAAATTAATGtgacatatatatactgtatacgccgattcacaaacgtacgtgcgcccggcggttgttttttacgttgtttgcgtgcgTCGGTTtcatcgtaaggctgctcctgctattaggaggcgcagccaatggtaagtatggacgtcgttcccgcgtcgcgattttcaaattttacgacgtttgcgtaagtctttcgtgaatggcgctggacgccatttacgttcacgtcgaagccaatgacatccttgcgaggtcatttaccgcaatgcacgtcgggaaaatttagggacggcgtatgcgcagtacattcgggatcatttgaattacgcgcgcttacgcaacgccgccgcaaattacggagcaagtgcttcgtgaatacagcgtagctcctgtaatttacggcggcgtagcgtaaagacgagacgctgcgccgccgtatcagtgcgcgcccctacctgaatctgggccaatgtgtctaTAACTATATTATTACATGTGGATAGAAACACTCCCCAGGTTGTCTCATTCTAATGCGTATCGCCCCCTAGTGGGACTTAAACATGCCCCACTAGAAGGGCAAAATGTGACAGAGGAAGACAGCCTATGGAGTTTTTCTGCTCCCTTGCTTTCAATAAAGATTTTAAAGTATTGCAGAATGACAGACTGGGACTTGACATGGTTTATTCAACTGCAATAAGCTGGGAACTGAGCTCATGAGGTTCATGCTGCGATTCATAAAGTGGTGCAGAAAGTTAGTAGGTGATCTAACCCGTTGGCACCCATTTAATACTGACCTATTAGGTTTTAAAAATTTGACTAGGCCATCAAGGCCCGAACAAATTCTATACTATATGCCTTCACAGTTTACTGTATTACAATGTTGTGTAATATGtgcagcaacttttttttttatgttcttaattaataaaataaaaatgtattgatctgTAAATATaatcctctcttttcttttacagAGACTTGAAACCCGACAACATACTGCTTGACGGCACCGGCCATGTAAAACTCGCAGACTTTGGCCTTTCTATAGTTGGTGTGTTTGGATCCAAGAAAGTGTATAGTAATGCCGGTACTAAACACTATATGGCCCCAGAGGTAAGTATCTACCACCCTTCATTTGCCCTTTTAACACTTCAATCTTTATATTATTATGTTTATGATTTTATGAcaagaagcctaaaaaaaaagacagggacCACACCGTGACCTGTaatttctatcaactatttattacCTATTATTACTGCTCTGTGTATCATGTGCTTTATTTTAATGTTACCCTTACTCTTTGTTTTATCAGATTCACGATAGAAACCCCTACGATGCTACGGTCGACTATTATTCACTTGGTGTTATCCTGTTTGAAATGGCCACAGGAGCAGAAGCAGAATCGGCCAAATGCAGGAACTCACTCTATCCAAACAACATTGACCCTGACCTTCGAGATGTCATTGAGCGAGTAAGTATAGATAGTCGAGAATTAGAATTATCCAAGAGCTATAGGTCCTGAGCATTGTTTATGTAAAAAGGCTCTTCTGCATTGAAGAGGGAAGCTTGCAGAAAGTTCTCTAGCATGTAGTACATTACCAGATCCTGTATATCGgccataggcgtgcacagcctattgcattagggtgtgcaccccaaaactcaaacacacaaatgcgcgcgtatatatatatatatatatatatatatatatatacacacacacacacacacacactgtatatacacaaacACTCACACATATGTACATAAAACCACCCATTTATGTGCCTGCCTGACCCAAGTGCCTTCGctcacatttttattaaaaaataataaatgcatagaTTTTTGCTAGggcatttattctttttttaaactgGAGACTGCAAAGTATTGCGCCCGCAATCAGCAGAGTG
The sequence above is drawn from the Rana temporaria chromosome 4, aRanTem1.1, whole genome shotgun sequence genome and encodes:
- the LOC120937833 gene encoding protein kinase C delta type-like, encoding MCDINRPFLFFYRFIAAELLCALQYLHGRGIIHRDLKPDNILLDGTGHVKLADFGLSIVGVFGSKKVYSNAGTKHYMAPEIHDRNPYDATVDYYSLGVILFEMATGAEAESAKCRNSLYPNNIDPDLRDVIERLLEENPKVRGTAVERLREHSFFRSIEWKKLEEGKVTPPLWMPDCQEKDTNDTNEQIEVKKLIHHRRKKQRRIANAKQRLFDGFSFISRKWKKDAEQEMKE